A stretch of the Comamonas testosteroni TK102 genome encodes the following:
- the dusA gene encoding tRNA dihydrouridine(20/20a) synthase DusA produces MNKENIQTNQPVHSMWRMSVAPMMDWTDKHCRYFHRLLSQHTLLYTEMVTTGALVHGDVARHLRFEAEEHPVALQLGGSEPADLAHSARLGVQWGYDEINLNCGCPSERVQRGAFGACLMNEAALVADCVKAMADVVSVPVTVKHRIGIDKIESYDFVRDFVGTVADAGCHVFVVHARNAWLKGLSPKENREIPPLRYEVVAQLKRDFPGLTIAVNGGIKTDDVVLQQLQQVDGVMVGREAYHNPWWMASWDALYYQDESRERTREGIEEQMVLYMEREAREHGTHWYSIARHMLGLRNGLAGARRWRQVWSDHRLKPLPPHEVMKLARTKPNEIQQEAAEQML; encoded by the coding sequence ATGAACAAAGAAAATATCCAAACGAATCAACCAGTTCACAGCATGTGGCGCATGTCGGTGGCCCCTATGATGGACTGGACGGACAAGCATTGCCGCTACTTCCACCGTCTGCTCAGCCAGCACACCCTGCTCTATACCGAAATGGTGACCACCGGTGCTCTGGTGCATGGCGATGTGGCCCGCCATCTGCGTTTCGAAGCCGAGGAACATCCTGTGGCGCTGCAGCTGGGAGGCTCGGAGCCGGCCGATCTGGCGCACAGCGCGCGCCTGGGCGTGCAGTGGGGCTATGACGAGATCAATCTCAACTGCGGCTGCCCTAGCGAACGCGTGCAGCGCGGCGCTTTCGGCGCCTGTCTGATGAACGAGGCCGCACTGGTGGCCGATTGCGTCAAGGCCATGGCAGATGTGGTGTCCGTGCCGGTCACCGTCAAGCACCGAATCGGCATCGACAAAATCGAAAGCTATGATTTTGTGCGCGACTTCGTCGGGACCGTTGCCGACGCGGGTTGCCATGTGTTTGTGGTTCACGCTCGCAATGCCTGGCTCAAAGGCCTCTCCCCCAAGGAAAACCGTGAGATTCCGCCGCTGCGCTATGAGGTCGTGGCACAGCTCAAGCGCGACTTTCCGGGCCTGACAATCGCCGTCAACGGCGGCATCAAGACCGATGATGTGGTGCTGCAGCAACTGCAGCAGGTCGATGGAGTCATGGTGGGTCGCGAGGCCTATCACAATCCCTGGTGGATGGCGTCCTGGGATGCTCTCTACTATCAGGATGAGAGCAGAGAACGCACGCGCGAGGGAATTGAGGAGCAAATGGTGCTGTATATGGAGCGCGAAGCACGCGAGCATGGCACGCACTGGTATTCGATTGCCCGGCATATGCTCGGTCTGCGCAACGGTCTTGCCGGTGCGCGCCGCTGGCGTCAGGTCTGGAGCGACCACCGCCTCAAGCCCCTGCCACCGCACGAGGTGATGAAACTGGCCCGCACCAAGCCGAACGAGATCCAGCAGGAAGCCGCAGAGCAGATGCTATGA